A stretch of the Uranotaenia lowii strain MFRU-FL chromosome 3, ASM2978415v1, whole genome shotgun sequence genome encodes the following:
- the LOC129758325 gene encoding cAMP-dependent protein kinase inhibitor beta-like isoform X1, giving the protein MPNTVLEHPIRKQKLSKKISRLKVLNILKLVGEMDKMKESAPGESGVGGGGGGGPGGGAGVGGDGSGSGTGEGDDVHTEFYNTGRIGRRNALPDILGTHCTTTTADLPTQLGALSTSDCPAKQTSTTATSNEAAANPSTSSGGS; this is encoded by the exons ATGCCGAACACAGTGTTGGAGCATCCGATTCGGAAACAAAAACTATCGAAAAAAATAAGCCGTTTGAAAG TGTTGAACATTCTCAAGCTCGTTGGCGAAATGGATAAAATGAAGGAATCGGCACCCGGTGAAAGTGGTGTGGGTGGCGGCGGTGGCGGAGGACCAGGTGGTGGTGCAGGCGTTGGAGGTGACGGGTCAGGAAGCGGAACTGGTGAAGGTGACGATGTTCACACCGAATTCTACAATACCGGTCGCATTGGGAGACGTAACGCGCTGCCGGATATTCTGGGCACGCATTGCACTACCACGACGGCCGATTTGCCAACACAACTAGGAGCTCTGTCGACATCTG ATTGTCCTGCAAAACAAACCAGCACAACAGCCACCAGCAATGAAGCTGCAGCCAATCCCTCCACCAGTAGTGGTGGATCGTAA
- the LOC129758325 gene encoding cAMP-dependent protein kinase inhibitor beta-like isoform X2: MDKMKESAPGESGVGGGGGGGPGGGAGVGGDGSGSGTGEGDDVHTEFYNTGRIGRRNALPDILGTHCTTTTADLPTQLGALSTSDCPAKQTSTTATSNEAAANPSTSSGGS; encoded by the exons ATGGATAAAATGAAGGAATCGGCACCCGGTGAAAGTGGTGTGGGTGGCGGCGGTGGCGGAGGACCAGGTGGTGGTGCAGGCGTTGGAGGTGACGGGTCAGGAAGCGGAACTGGTGAAGGTGACGATGTTCACACCGAATTCTACAATACCGGTCGCATTGGGAGACGTAACGCGCTGCCGGATATTCTGGGCACGCATTGCACTACCACGACGGCCGATTTGCCAACACAACTAGGAGCTCTGTCGACATCTG ATTGTCCTGCAAAACAAACCAGCACAACAGCCACCAGCAATGAAGCTGCAGCCAATCCCTCCACCAGTAGTGGTGGATCGTAA